ACCACACATCTAATAATTAAGCATATACTCCATGGAGGCCTCCATTTGCAATTTTCAAAATTCACATTTCTATGTTTCAAAAAATCCTGAAAAAAAATACAGATATACATGGAGGCATAGTGTACATGTGTGTAAATTTTCAGGACGAAATACGTTAAAACGAGGGTTGTGCAAAAAAAATCTGAGCTTTTTAGCACATGATACTATTCATCCTCAAAGTCCACgaatttgtttttcttttgtatAGGCCACATTTCATGGTATTTCATCCTGAATTTTTACACACATATACATTTCATCCTTGCGTACCTGCATAATTTTTCCAGTTTTCTTTTTTCAATCAGAAAGTTTGAATTTTGAAATTTCCAGTCACCAAAACGCCTTGTATAATTGTTCTGCCTTGCAAGGGTAGAGTGCaatagtagtactaccaatgatCCTTTGCGTCGTGAAACTAATCAACTTGTAACTCTATCTCTATCTATGCGTACCGAACGATAGAGCCGGAAGAAGAAGAGAAATGCATGGGACCCGATTCAGAAGACACAGATTGCCTCGATGTTGCTGATGAGAATTGCCTCAAGTCCAAGGAGTCCCTGTGGCCCGTGTACGAGTACTGGTGCGAGTATCATGATCTATCGCGCAGCCCTGCGGAGATGCGCCGCCGGTTCAAGACATTTAGCAAGACGGCAAGGCGCGTGCACGAGTTCAACAAGTCGGGCGCGAGCTACAAGTTAAGGCTCAACCAGTTTGCAGACATGACCTTCGCGGAGACGATGAGGCGTTTTAATTCCTAGTCCTTGATCATTTGGGTTTAATAAAGGCTGTTTTTCCTACATCTGCTGCCGCATGTATATTGGAGAAACATCTTGCGCTTCTTTGTGCGGACGAGTAAATCGCACTCCTGGTCAACTTGGCAAACATTTTCAGTCTGCCTTTTCTAGGGTAGGGTTTAGACCGTTCAGCCTAGAAATCTTGAATTATGCAGATCGCAACCATATGTGCATCATGTAAATAAAAGCTGGAAAGCTTAAGCATTCAGTATGACGAAATTGAGAGTGTTCGAAGCAGGAATCCTGGTCACAACATCACTATAGTATCCAGGCTACTGACGAGAATGTAAGAAATACTGCTAGCTGCTGCTGCCGCTCCTAATTCAAGGCAAATCATCGAAATCTCGAGGTGACTGCACCAGCAACATCATCACTGTATTTAACTAGAACGTACTATAGTACTGTAAATCTTTGATCCGGTTTGTTTTCATGCGGTACGAAACCACAAAACCGTACTATACAACACCCAGAGCTCAGACCATATGTAAATCTTTGATCCAGTTTGTTTTTCCTGCGGATGCAAACCACAAAACCATACTGTACAACACCCAGAGGTCATCCATACCATACACCCACAGACCCAGGCCTAAAATTTACTGAAGAAGAAAGAAGGACCCGGAAACGAGAGAAGATGATCCATTCATTCCATCACAGGAGCACGTCGCGGCTGGCCGGAGGAGAAGCGGGGGCGAACCGGAGCCGGCCAGAGTTGTCGGCGCTGCCGGCGAGGAGGACATAGTGGTACCGAGAGGCCGATGGCGAGTCACTGCCGAGGAAGGGGCTGTCACCGGTGGccgcccgccacccgccttcggCATAGTGGAGGATGATGGCCTTGTACAGGAACGGCAGCAAGCCTTCCATGACTCTGTTTGTTTTCTTCTTGTATATGGGCGCAGAAGCAAAGGATTGTCGTACAGGTTTTATAGACAGGCAGCTATGACAAGATATGTGTCAAGATGTGCTTTGAGTCTTAGCTAATCAAAGGTTAGTGGATGATTACGGCCTTGCTTAGCTTGCAAACCGAATTAGTCAATGAGAGAAGGAGGAGAGatgggtgatgatgatggcgacgggtTGCAAGCCTCTGGTGGAAATGAATTTTGTGAGGGGAAGTTGATGTCTGCACTTCAAGAGAGGACAAGATGCAATTCTCTACGCATGCGACAGGTATGGAATGTGAATATGCATGTTCGTTCACAAGGGCAAATAAAGAACAAATCTGTTGGTTCTGGTTCAAGGAAGACCAATACAAAGAACAAATTAAAACATAAGTAATGCTGAGATGCAGTTTAAAAACAAAGGACCTCATGACATAATCTACTAATTGGGTTCGTCATGCCTAACTGTTTGCCTATCCACTGTCGTTAGGGAAGCTTAAAATTAGGGCATCACTTAAACTATCATTGCAAAGATAAATAAATATGCATCTCTAATCCTATGTCTGGTAGACCATCCTTCTCAAGCATCACCCAAACTGAGAAAATTACGACAATGACACCCATCCAAGTAAcaagaaagggacatgacacatGACAGTCAGCCTCCCTTGGGAGGAGTTTACATTTGACACCCAATAATGTAACACATAGTACAACAGTGTAAAGTTCTTGCATATATATCTATCGTCTGGCCTTGCTTCCTTAATAACACATAATCTAATCTCCATAAAGAATCTTCTAGCAACATGTAGCCGTTTGAATTGTAGATGAAGAGGTTGAGGGAGATAGTCTTCGAGGACTAGTCGTCAtctgaagaggaagaagacgaagatgAATTTAAGACCGTTTTAGGCATGGTTTTCAATGATGATATTCGGCGGCCTAGGAGAGGATCACATTTTGGTCGCATACACATCAACCGTGATAGAGTGGAGGGTCATGCAAAGATAATGAGAGACTACTTTGATCCAAATCCAATCTATCCGGAGAAGTACTTTCGTCGGTGCTTTCGGATGCACACAAGTCTTTTTTGACCATTGCAAAAGCCGTTGAGAGGTATGATGACTGGTTCAAGCTCCGGAGAAGCTGGACCCTTCATGAAAAGGACTACTGAATTTAAATGGGATATTATTGagagaattaaatgcaactctgaagattgagAAATCAACAAAGGTAATGAGTCGGGTATACATCCTGAATTTGATTGTGTTAAGTCTTTTACAGACAGATGTTTTTCATAAGCTTAGTGcgaaatatggacttgactctgagataagagccactttttgtgaatcatttgctgctcatgttgatatCCCTAAAGTGAAGTGGTTTAAATTTCACCCACCTATTGAAAATTTTTAAGAACCAATCATTGCTAAAACTGAAACAATTGCTTATACTGCTAATCCTGTTGTGCCTATTGCTTATATTGAGAGGCgtccttttcctgttaggattaaggaacatgctaaggCCACAACTGTGATTCATAAAAATAATACTAGAGCAAGTGGAGAGATAAGTGCAAGCCCAGTGAAGAAATGCATTGCGGCTGTTCGAGTCTTGGCAATATGGGTGTTCGGCCGATGCAATTGACGAGTACGTCTGCATTGGTGAAGACACAATCTTGGAGGTTGTTCGAAGGTTCACTAAAGCAGTGATCGTTGTTTTTGGCCCGGAGTACTTGAGAGCACTCACAAAGGAAGATACCTAGAGGCCGATGACAAAGAGTGAAGCAAGAGGATGGCCAGGGATGCTTGGATCACTTGACTGTATGCATTGGAGATGGAAGAACTGTCCTGCAGGGTGGAAGGGTCTGTACAAAGACCACACTGACAATCCAACGATCATTCTTGAGGCAGTTACAACAAAGGATCTTTGGATATAGCATTCATTTTTTGGTTTGCCTGGCTCTCATAATGACTTGAATGTACTGTCGAGATCACTACTGTTCTCCAGGCTTATTACAGGAGATGCTCCTGCTTGCAACTACTCGGTCAATGGGCACAACTACTCGATGAGTTACTACCTTGCGGATGCATCTATCCACAATGGGCCACCTTGGCCAAAACAATTTCACGTTCAAATGGTAACAAAAATATTCACTTTGCCCAATGTCAAGAAGCTGCTAGGAAAGATGTGGAGAGAGCCTTCAGTGTGCTACAAAAGCGTTTAGCAATTGTTCGTGGCCCTGCCGAGTACTGGAGCTCCAAGGTTCTATGACGGATCATGACTTGTTGTATCAATATTGCATAACATGATCATTGAAAACGAGAGGGATATGCCTGAGAACTTTCGGCACATCACCAACGGGACTCCGGTTGATTCAGAGTATGATCTGAATAGGATCTTGGCATTCCTTGAAGAGCATCGCAAGATCGAGAACCGACAAGTTCATGCTCAgctccaagaagatcctattgagCATCACTGGCAATGTCATAGCGAGTCCTAATTATTCTATCACATGTTATTTGTTACATTTGGACCATTCGGTCTGCTTAAATTTGAATAATTCGGTTTGTAAACTATATTCATGATTTGCTTGAACATTCAAATTTATGTTCGGTTTCTATATGTGCGCTAATATGTAGTGGCAATGTATACTAGAATGCAAagtttagaaaaaacaaaaatttACTCCGTTAAATATAGGGGATGAGCTAGGTCCGGCCAAATCTTAGTGGAGTAAATATACTCCACTGAAAGTTTACTCTATTGTATCCTCCTCTATTTATTGGGGATCGGTTAGAAATGGCCTTAAGACTCAACCAGTTTGCAGATATGGCCCCAGCGGCAATGGCGGAGCTTTCTTAGGGCCAACCTGGGCCAGGGCCCCCTGCTTGTGTAGTTTTCTTATATTATTAGCACATAATTAGACAGAAATGATGGTGTTTTGCTCAATCTTTGGTTGAATAGCCCCTCCTACATGGATTAGCACCTCCTATAATTCTGATCAAGCTCCGCCACTGCCCAGCGGAGATTAGGAGGCTTTCTAATCCGATATGGAGGTGCCCTGATTCCTAGCTACATCATTTGGGTTTAATAAAATCTGTATTTCCAGCATCCGCTACATGTATATTGGAGATCATCTTGCGCTTCTTTGTGCGGACGAGTAAATCGCACTCCTCGTCAACTTGGCAAACATTTTCAGTTTGCCTTTTCTATTCAGCCTAGAAATCTTGTATTATGCAGATCGCCACCATTATGTAGATCATGTAAATAAAAGCTACTGTAGGAAGCTTAAGCATTCATTATGACGAAATTGGGAGTGTTCGAAGCAGGCATCCTGGTCACAACATCACTATAGCATCCAGGCTACTGACGAGAATGTAAGAAATACTGCTAGCTGCTGCCGACGCTCCTAATTCAAGCCAAATCATCGAAATCTCGAGATGACCGCACCAGCAACATCATCACTGTATTTAACTAGAACGTACGTATTATAGTACTGTAAATCTTTGATCCGGTTTGTTTTCATGCGGTACGAAACCACAAAACCGTACTATACAACACCCAGAGCTCACACCATAACACCCACGCTAACACCGTACGTAGGGTTTGGACAAGCAAAACCCGATGGATTTCGTCCCCGTTACCATCTTGAGTCCTGTAGCAGCAACCCCCGACATCCACGGACAGCGGGCGCTGCAACGGCATGGAAAGCAGCAGGGCGGGATCTGGTAAGTCGCCGGATCCAGGGCGCGAAGGGAAGCGACGGGCCACAACGGCGGCGACTCTCGCACCACAACCTCGTAGCCTTCCCCATCGCTGCCCCACGAGATCCGCTCGGACTGCGAGCTTGGAGGCAGGGGCAGGGAGAACAGCGGCGGCCTTCCCCGGGGCGAGCCCAGGCCCAGGACCCATTATTCCCCTCCATCTCGTCACTGTATAAAATTAGCTTGTAGAATTTCCATTGATTCCTACACTTCAACTGATGTGATCAAGTCTCTTACGGCGAGGCTCTGACTCAGCTTTCTAGCTTGTAGAAACACGACAGTAGTACTGAATGTTCGGCGTGTTTTCGGTGTTTTCTGAATCTGTGTTCCTGCTGCAGCATACTGATTTGCATTTCTTCTTCATCTCCTCTCCTCAGGGATTCAAGCCAGCAGTAGACAGAAAACCAGACAATTTTGTAGTGATGCTTGCCCActgtcaagtgtcaagttctgaGACAACATATAGGTGATCGTTATTTACTGTTCGATGCTGAATGTAGGTGCTGATCTCTCCGATGTCAACCTTCCAAACGCCGACTTCTAGCGGGCAAATGTGATAGCGGTACATTAGTATTTATATATAGAATACAAGCTTATTTTAATTGTTTAGGTTCAGAATAAGAAGTAACAACATGCTTGTGTTGTGCTGGTCTATTTTTGGTACAAATCAGTGATCATCACACAAAACTTATTGTTCTGTTTCTTTCTGACCAACCATCAAGTGTCAAACTAGTACCTCCAGAGAGACCAAATTGGACTCTCACTGGAGCATATTTTATAATTCACAACTGATGATTAGCATACTCCCTGAATTACTGGATATGGTTTTACATCATTCTCCTTTGTTTCGTGCTGTAGAAATACAACTATACTTTCTGAATCTGTGTTCCTGGCTTCCTGCTGCAGCGTACTGATCTTTCTGAATATAATGCAGCAAGTACTCCTACTGAATGTTCAGTGTGTTTTTCTGAACCTGTGTTGTTGCTGCAGTCTATATACTGCGGCAGGCCAACATCAAAGGTGAAACCGCAAGAAATATTCATGAATCTGTGTTCTTGCTGCATTCTATACTCCAAAGGCGCGAAGCTGCTCGGCCCGGCTCCTTTGAAAAGCAGTCCTCAGAGGGAGCCTACAGATTTGCATTTGTTCTTCATCTTCATAGCTGATGATTAGCATAGCCCCTGAATTACCGGATGTGGTTTTACATCAATCTCCTTTATTCCGTTCTATAGGTAAATTTAACAAATGCCAACTTGGAAGGGGCACTTGTGGCAGGGAAAGGACTTCTTTCAAAGGTTCGTTCGATAGACAAATGGTCCTCTGTTTTGCTCTGTAGGTAGATTTGTTGCCATGCTCGGATAGTGTCAGCCTGTCAGACATCCTTATTTGAAGGGTAGTTTTGCCACAGATAAAGCTTCCACGATGTGTGGTTTGTCACCACAGTATGGGTGCCAAAGTCGAAGCGATAAGTGTGGCCAAAAAAAAAAAGATCTGTGGCCTATGGACCATATATAAATAATGAAGTGCAGAAAACGGCGACTACAACGgaaacaaaataaactctgaactCCTTCAATTGATGCCTGGGAATGCTATTCATTTTTCCTTGTTCACCATATAAGCTGATGCAGTAACACCGACAACGTGTCGATTTATAAATACGGGCCCGTTACACACACGCTATGTGACAAACACCAACTATAAAAACTAACTTGTTCAGGTAGCTAATACTTCTTACATAGACGATATGTGATAAAAGCAATTATACAACAACTTGTCTTTCAGTTACCATTGAGGTAAGCATCATTGATTCCATGTAGCTTGGCAGCCACCTCCTGCATGTTGATACGATCACCGGGAGATGGCTTGGTGCAAGAAAGGCCAACCTTTAGCATAGACAAAAGACATTCTGAACATTTTTCCTTCAAGGCCATTGGAGTTTCCTCCAACTCCTGTAGCAGTTGGGGGTCGACAATCTCCAATACCCTACCGGGGAAGCTGGCCTCTATAAAGTTCACAATGTTGAGTCCATCCTTAAACATGTCATCCGTTGGCCTTCTTCGAACAAATATCTCGAGGAGAACAACACCAAAGCTGTAAACATCCGCGGCAGTTGAAACTTGACCGCCCCCAGCATATTCTAAAGAATGAAAAGAGTGGAGTTATTTCGCTTTCGCTGCTTAACATAGATGCAGAAAAAATAATGTACCAACTTCAGACTAGAAAAAAAAGACCATTACCTGGAGCGGCGTATCCAATCGTCCCCATTACTGCAACAGAAGAAGAGTTGGAGTTACCAAGAGATGACATTGTGGAACCAACTTTGAATCTTGCCAGGCCAAAGTCTCCAACATGAGCTGTCATATTGTCATCCAAAAGAATGTTGCTAGGCTTCAGATCACAGTGAATCATTGTTTCTTGGTTATTATGGTGTAGATACTCGAGTGCATCCGCCACGTCCACCACAATCCTTATCCTTTGAGCCATCATAATGAGGTTCAAATATGAAGAGCATTCACGGTCTTGAGTTGAGTATAGTAGTTTATGCAAGTCTCCTCGTGGCATGAGCTCATACACCAGGGCCTTGAAATCATTGCCCTTAGAATCAATGCTTGAGCATGCAGTTAGAATAGGGACAAGATTGCGATGCCGCACATTTCTCAATGCAGTACATTCCGCAATGAAGCTCTTGTGTGCTCCTCTTATCTCTAGGTTGAAGACTTTTATGGCAACCTCATTTTGGTCTTCAACTAGTTTTCCTTGGTATACAGAACTGTATCTCCCTCTACCAATCAAATTAGGTGTCGAGAACCCCTCTGTTGCTCTGGTTAGGTCGTTGAAAGAAACTTTCGGGAATTTTGTAGAAAATGATGGCAGTGATATAGATTTGCTATTGTGTTTTCTTATGCATAGCAAATAACCAAATATGACTATAGAAAGTGACACAACACATGCTATCGGGATGACCACTTTGAGCACTAAAGATTCCTTGTGCCTAGTTGAATTTGAAGGCACAACAGAACAAGCTAGTATGTGTAACTCCTTTACCCCGCCACAAAGCCCTTGATTTCCGTTAATCCTCAAGGCAGTTGCATTACTGAAGATCCCTTTTGTTGGAACCTCTCCATTAAGATGGTTGAATGACAAATCTAGGTCCTCAAGAAGTTCCAGGTTGCCAAGAGATGCTGGTATTGACCCAGTTAAGTTATTGGTAGACAAATTCAAAACTTTGAGGCTGCTTATCTTGGCTAATGATGTGGGAATGCTTCCGCTGAAAATATTTGAATCTAACTCAATGCCTTCTAAGCTTTCACAATCACCCAAAGTGTTTGGAATATCTCCG
The Aegilops tauschii subsp. strangulata cultivar AL8/78 chromosome 3, Aet v6.0, whole genome shotgun sequence genome window above contains:
- the LOC141042648 gene encoding KDEL-tailed cysteine endopeptidase CEP1-like; its protein translation is MASIVSKLARAAVAGGSRPPISPGPCLRRHCQLTGDALRRMCGGVSPAAAAPAPAPEPEEEEKCMGPDSEDTDCLDVADENCLKSKESLWPVYEYWCEYHDLSRSPAEMRRRFKTFSKTARRVHEFNKSGASYKLRLNQFADMTFAETMRRFNS